A DNA window from Macadamia integrifolia cultivar HAES 741 chromosome 4, SCU_Mint_v3, whole genome shotgun sequence contains the following coding sequences:
- the LOC122076891 gene encoding uncharacterized protein At4g28440-like, translating to MAEAKSGMRKPVFTKVDQLRPGTSGHTLTVKVVSSKMVLQKGRPDGPQVRQMRIAECLVGDETGIIVFTARNEQVDLMKPDTTVILRNAKIDMFKGSMRLAVDKWGRVEVTEPASFAVKEDNNLSLVEYELVNVVEE from the exons ATGGCGGAAGCAAAATCTGGAATGAGGAAACCAGTGTTCACCAAGGTTGATCAACTTCGGCCGGGAACTAGTGGGCACACTCTTACTGTGAAGGTGGTGAGCTCGAAGATGGTGTTGCAGAAGGGCCGCCCTGATGGGCCGCAAGTTCGTCAGATGCGCATAGCTGAATGCTTGGTTGGAGATGAGACTGGCATAATTGTTTTTACAGCCAGGAATGAGCAAG TGGACTTGATGAAACCTGATACAACTGTAATACTACGCAATGCGAAAATCGACATGTTCAAGGGTTCAATGAGGCTTGCTGTAGACAAGTGGGGCCGTGTTGAAGTCACTGAACCTGCAAGCTTTGCTGTGAAGGAAGATAACAACCTGTCGCTGGTGGAATATGAACTTGTGAATGTTGTTGAAGAGTGA